The Corynebacterium poyangense genome includes a window with the following:
- the selB gene encoding selenocysteine-specific translation elongation factor: MTVIATAGHVDHGKSTLVKALTGMEPDRWGEEKQRGLTIDLGFGWTRLPSGRDLAFVDVPGHERFLSNMLAGVGPISVVCLVIAADEGWQEQTTDHCAALEALGIQHGVIALTRCDRASQPRQKEVVLEVRRRLAGTSLEHFPVVPVSAQAGEGLDQLRRVLDLVIDQAEEFTRDRKSIDRVRFWVDRSFSITGAGTVVTGTLTAGSLSLGQELSWIDSEGRQQQLSIRGLHSENKAQQTIVPETRAAINLRGVTSTEIHRGDVLLSPGQWHLSSQIDVRWEPCKLAVGTDFEDTPGTIIAHCGTRSVETWVRPLNNHYARLTFPQVFPWSIGDRIILRLPGNHAVWAGVSVLDIAPPELHRRGEAKARARFLESLPQQPRIENYLSVQGIMACEDLKKMGIHIPDPLPRGVVSSGGYVLSEQKIEEWAQTLKEMIKTLPPLSPGITLAAARHALSAPEDSQVLVAAAAAGLEYHDGVMREPGQQVDLGDAEESILTLEQWLTQDPFLAPDAKELAELRLTPKHLAAAERAGRIIRLGEDKSVILLPTAPDLAVRKLRDYGEKFTLSQARRILDTTRRIAVPLLEYLDSQKLTRRIDNQHRIVY, from the coding sequence ATGACTGTTATTGCGACCGCCGGACACGTCGATCATGGGAAATCCACTTTAGTTAAAGCCCTTACCGGAATGGAGCCAGATCGTTGGGGTGAGGAAAAGCAACGCGGTTTGACTATTGACCTTGGGTTTGGGTGGACTCGTCTCCCCTCAGGAAGAGACCTCGCTTTTGTTGATGTTCCTGGTCATGAACGTTTTTTGAGCAATATGCTGGCGGGGGTGGGGCCCATCTCCGTGGTGTGCTTAGTCATCGCCGCAGATGAAGGCTGGCAGGAGCAGACCACAGATCATTGCGCTGCCTTAGAAGCATTAGGAATTCAACATGGGGTCATCGCCTTGACGCGATGTGATCGGGCCAGTCAGCCTCGCCAGAAAGAGGTGGTTCTTGAGGTTCGACGCCGGCTAGCGGGAACCTCGCTTGAGCACTTCCCCGTGGTTCCAGTGTCTGCCCAGGCCGGGGAGGGGTTGGATCAACTGCGTAGAGTGTTGGATTTAGTGATTGACCAAGCCGAAGAGTTTACGCGAGATCGAAAATCCATTGACCGTGTTCGATTTTGGGTGGATAGGTCCTTTAGCATCACCGGCGCTGGAACCGTCGTGACCGGGACGTTAACAGCTGGGAGTTTAAGCCTAGGTCAAGAACTTAGCTGGATAGACAGTGAGGGACGGCAGCAGCAACTCAGTATTCGTGGTCTGCATTCAGAGAATAAGGCTCAGCAGACCATCGTCCCGGAGACTCGCGCAGCTATTAATCTTCGCGGCGTAACCTCCACAGAAATTCACCGGGGTGATGTGCTGTTGAGTCCAGGGCAATGGCATTTAAGCTCTCAGATTGATGTGCGATGGGAACCATGCAAGCTGGCGGTGGGAACAGATTTTGAGGACACCCCGGGGACAATTATTGCTCATTGTGGAACACGTAGCGTTGAAACCTGGGTGCGGCCTTTGAATAACCACTATGCGCGACTAACTTTCCCCCAGGTGTTTCCCTGGAGCATAGGAGACCGAATCATCCTGCGGCTACCTGGTAACCATGCGGTCTGGGCTGGGGTGTCGGTCTTAGACATTGCCCCACCGGAGCTGCATCGTCGCGGAGAAGCTAAAGCCCGTGCTCGGTTCTTAGAAAGCCTGCCGCAGCAACCGCGGATAGAAAACTACCTATCCGTACAGGGAATCATGGCATGTGAAGACCTGAAGAAAATGGGTATTCATATTCCAGATCCGTTGCCGAGGGGTGTCGTTTCCTCAGGCGGGTATGTGCTTAGTGAACAAAAGATTGAGGAATGGGCACAGACCCTCAAGGAGATGATAAAAACACTTCCTCCTCTTAGTCCGGGAATTACTTTGGCTGCCGCCAGACATGCCTTAAGCGCTCCGGAAGATTCACAGGTTTTAGTAGCTGCAGCAGCGGCCGGGTTGGAATACCACGACGGTGTGATGAGAGAGCCGGGTCAACAAGTAGATCTAGGAGACGCTGAAGAAAGTATCCTCACTTTGGAACAATGGTTAACTCAGGATCCCTTTTTAGCGCCCGATGCCAAGGAACTAGCCGAACTCCGCCTGACTCCGAAGCATCTCGCGGCTGCAGAAAGAGCAGGAAGGATTATCAGACTCGGTGAGGATAAATCTGTCATCCTTCTGCCTACTGCTCCTGACCTTGCCGTGCGTAAATTGCGAGATTATGGTGAGAAGTTCACGCTTTCTCAGGCGCGCAGAATTTTGGATACTACCAGGCGGATAGCCGTTCCCCTATTGGAATACCTTGATTCACAAAAGCTCACCAGAAGGATTGATAATCAGCACCGAATAGTGTATTAG
- a CDS encoding ribonuclease H family protein: MTIIAAADGSALGNPGPAGWAWYIDADTWAAGGWPQGTNNQGELQSVAHLLESTADVEEDLLIYCDSQYVINSVTKWMPGWKRKGWRKKDGKPVLNVELLQAIDSALHNRSGKVEFRWVKGHAGHELNEIVDQKARAAATAYSRNQEPDRGPGFGPNTHRPNTVSNVSATATEPTLFDLPEQSPEEKAERRERDFLQGQPPLLTRITNLLDLRRTILR, translated from the coding sequence ATGACTATTATTGCGGCGGCAGATGGCTCAGCACTTGGTAATCCGGGGCCAGCCGGTTGGGCGTGGTATATCGACGCTGATACCTGGGCGGCAGGAGGCTGGCCCCAGGGAACTAATAATCAGGGAGAATTACAATCAGTGGCACATTTGCTGGAGTCCACTGCTGATGTTGAAGAAGATCTTCTGATTTATTGCGATAGCCAATATGTGATTAATTCGGTGACGAAGTGGATGCCGGGGTGGAAGCGTAAAGGTTGGCGAAAAAAAGACGGAAAACCGGTTTTGAATGTGGAATTACTTCAAGCCATTGACTCAGCCTTACATAATCGTTCCGGAAAAGTGGAATTCCGTTGGGTCAAAGGCCATGCGGGTCATGAGCTCAATGAGATCGTTGACCAAAAGGCTCGTGCTGCGGCTACCGCGTATTCTCGGAATCAGGAACCAGATCGCGGACCTGGTTTCGGGCCCAATACTCATCGTCCCAACACCGTATCCAACGTTTCAGCGACCGCCACGGAACCTACGCTCTTTGATCTTCCGGAACAATCCCCTGAAGAGAAAGCCGAACGCCGGGAACGGGACTTTCTTCAGGGGCAACCGCCATTACTCACCCGGATTACCAACTTATTGGACCTGCGCCGGACAATCCTCAGGTGA
- a CDS encoding DUF402 domain-containing protein — MVDVHPIKKEKFRIEDKINIDPKGFQRQVDIYQRTDFGLYMARGADHPQFGYLESWLLPKISLRANIFHFRPETKGTEEQVFYFDIAKIEFDESTWRTKDLYVDIVTYRNKPLDVLDIDELAAATAAGLISPEDSELATEATLTAVEGICRAGDDPMRWLASLGMPLQWAQDVELTPAP, encoded by the coding sequence ATGGTTGACGTACATCCCATTAAAAAAGAAAAATTCCGGATTGAGGACAAAATCAATATCGACCCTAAAGGCTTTCAGCGTCAGGTTGATATTTACCAACGGACGGATTTTGGGCTCTATATGGCCCGCGGTGCTGACCATCCCCAATTTGGATACTTAGAAAGCTGGCTGTTACCGAAAATTTCTCTAAGGGCTAATATTTTCCATTTCCGACCAGAAACAAAAGGCACCGAGGAACAAGTATTTTATTTTGATATAGCCAAAATAGAATTCGACGAAAGTACCTGGAGAACTAAAGATCTCTATGTCGATATCGTCACCTATCGTAATAAGCCACTGGATGTTCTTGACATTGATGAATTAGCTGCGGCGACAGCCGCAGGGTTAATCAGTCCAGAAGACAGCGAATTAGCGACCGAAGCCACGCTCACCGCAGTGGAAGGGATATGCCGCGCCGGCGATGACCCCATGCGTTGGTTAGCTAGTCTTGGGATGCCCTTGCAGTGGGCTCAGGACGTCGAACTTACTCCCGCCCCGTAA
- a CDS encoding Rv1157c family protein — protein MPGSARRLATALGIGMVCFGAVCGTGSAQAEENSLTSPEHITMSDSQQVVLPVDHLGRPTPDVLNHISQAANTPGLPDQLRSAMLAAVAFYSGNMGGGPEIPAGGPVIHQFGWPSVAGHCINGQADSLGTALAVVGPSDIPAPGAGPHDTAFLFTALGTSAALANQADSMKVHWINLNTLHYGTTPLANHGINPNGPATVSGVAPTGRGYLLAVLDGSVLTQDAECHYSPTAAIIDGR, from the coding sequence GTGCCTGGATCCGCTCGCCGTCTCGCCACCGCCCTAGGAATAGGCATGGTGTGTTTCGGGGCTGTCTGTGGAACTGGCTCTGCTCAAGCTGAGGAAAATTCCCTCACCTCCCCTGAGCATATCACCATGTCCGACAGTCAACAGGTGGTTCTTCCAGTAGATCACCTCGGACGCCCCACCCCTGATGTCTTGAATCATATTTCTCAGGCGGCGAATACTCCCGGTCTTCCGGATCAGCTTCGTAGCGCCATGCTCGCAGCAGTGGCGTTTTATTCTGGCAACATGGGTGGGGGTCCAGAAATTCCGGCGGGAGGTCCGGTAATCCATCAATTTGGTTGGCCGTCGGTAGCTGGGCATTGCATTAACGGCCAGGCCGATTCCCTAGGAACAGCGTTGGCAGTGGTTGGACCTAGCGATATTCCTGCCCCTGGAGCAGGGCCTCATGACACCGCCTTTCTCTTTACTGCCTTAGGCACTTCTGCTGCTTTGGCAAACCAGGCGGATTCGATGAAGGTTCATTGGATTAATCTCAATACCTTGCACTATGGCACTACTCCCCTGGCAAATCACGGAATTAACCCGAATGGACCAGCAACTGTTTCGGGGGTAGCACCTACTGGCCGCGGCTATCTCCTGGCAGTCCTCGACGGCTCGGTTCTCACTCAGGATGCCGAGTGTCACTATTCACCCACTGCCGCAATTATTGATGGTCGCTGA
- the typA gene encoding translational GTPase TypA yields the protein MSTHPEFRNVAIVAHVDHGKTTLVNAMLEQSGVFSEHEEVADRIMDSGDLEKEKGITILAKNTAIRRRGAGKDGNDLVINVIDTPGHADFGGEVERALSMVDGVVLLVDASEGPLPQTRFVLGKALEAKMPVIICVNKTDRPDARIDEVVEESQDLLLELASALDDADAAAAAEQLLDLPVLYASGREGRASTTNPGNGSAPEAADLQELFDVLYETLPEPTATIDAPLQAHVTNLDSSSFLGRIGLVRVHSGVLRKGQQVAWIHYDDEGKEHVKIAKIAELLSTVGVTRVPAQEIIAGDIAAVSGIDDIMIGDTLADPENPVALPRITVDEPAISMTIGVNTSPLAGRGGGDKLTARMVKARLDQELIGNVSLRVLPTERPDAWEVQGRGEMALSVLVETMRREGFELTVGKPQVVTHEIDGKVHEPFEHLVIDIPAEYQGAVTQLMASRKGQMLSMDNTGDNWVRMEYSVPARGLIGFRTTFMTETRGTGIANHYSEGLQPWAGEIKDRATGSLVADRPGQITAYALQQLADRGSFFVEPGTEAYEGMVVGANNRDEDIDINITREKKLTNMRSATSEATVTLAKARTLSLDEAMEFCGQDECVEVTPDILRVRKVILSSTERGRARARAKARNK from the coding sequence GTGAGTACTCACCCCGAGTTTCGTAATGTTGCCATTGTTGCCCATGTGGACCATGGCAAAACCACACTTGTAAATGCCATGCTGGAGCAATCTGGTGTGTTTAGCGAACATGAAGAAGTCGCTGATCGGATCATGGATTCCGGAGACTTGGAGAAAGAAAAAGGCATTACCATCTTGGCGAAGAACACCGCTATTCGGCGGCGTGGTGCCGGAAAAGATGGCAATGACTTGGTGATTAACGTTATTGATACCCCTGGTCACGCGGATTTTGGTGGCGAGGTGGAACGAGCTTTGTCCATGGTCGATGGGGTTGTGTTGCTGGTGGATGCCTCGGAAGGCCCACTACCTCAGACGCGTTTCGTGCTGGGGAAAGCCCTCGAAGCAAAAATGCCGGTCATTATCTGCGTGAATAAAACAGACCGTCCTGATGCGCGGATTGATGAGGTGGTGGAAGAATCCCAAGATTTACTTCTGGAATTAGCTTCGGCCCTTGATGATGCAGACGCAGCCGCTGCTGCGGAGCAACTATTGGATCTGCCAGTGCTTTATGCTTCCGGTCGTGAAGGGCGAGCAAGTACCACGAACCCGGGCAACGGCAGTGCTCCAGAAGCCGCTGATCTTCAGGAACTCTTTGACGTCTTATATGAAACGCTGCCAGAACCAACTGCCACCATTGACGCTCCACTCCAAGCTCATGTTACTAACTTGGACTCTTCGTCTTTCCTAGGCCGGATTGGTTTGGTGCGGGTACACTCCGGAGTGTTGCGCAAAGGCCAGCAAGTGGCTTGGATTCATTATGATGACGAAGGTAAAGAGCACGTCAAGATAGCAAAAATTGCAGAGTTGCTCTCGACCGTCGGGGTTACTCGGGTGCCGGCTCAGGAAATCATAGCCGGAGATATCGCAGCGGTGTCTGGAATTGACGACATTATGATCGGCGATACTTTAGCGGATCCAGAAAACCCGGTGGCTTTGCCTCGGATCACAGTTGATGAGCCGGCCATTTCTATGACCATTGGAGTTAATACCTCACCTCTGGCCGGTCGAGGAGGTGGAGACAAACTCACCGCTCGGATGGTGAAGGCACGGCTAGATCAAGAACTCATTGGTAACGTCTCTTTGCGAGTACTTCCTACTGAGCGGCCAGATGCTTGGGAAGTTCAAGGCCGTGGTGAAATGGCGCTATCGGTGTTGGTGGAAACGATGCGACGTGAAGGTTTTGAACTGACCGTTGGAAAGCCGCAGGTAGTTACCCATGAGATCGACGGAAAAGTCCACGAGCCTTTTGAACATCTCGTCATTGATATTCCCGCCGAGTATCAAGGCGCAGTTACTCAGTTGATGGCTTCTCGGAAAGGTCAAATGCTGAGCATGGATAATACCGGAGATAACTGGGTGCGGATGGAATATTCTGTTCCTGCACGTGGGTTGATCGGTTTCCGCACCACCTTCATGACTGAGACGCGCGGTACGGGTATAGCGAACCATTATTCCGAAGGTTTACAACCCTGGGCTGGAGAGATAAAGGATCGGGCTACCGGTTCGCTCGTCGCTGACCGGCCCGGTCAGATTACTGCCTATGCTTTGCAACAACTGGCTGACCGGGGGTCGTTCTTCGTGGAACCCGGTACAGAAGCCTATGAAGGCATGGTTGTGGGTGCAAATAACCGTGATGAAGATATTGATATCAATATCACCAGGGAAAAGAAGCTCACCAATATGCGCTCAGCAACGTCGGAAGCTACGGTCACGCTTGCTAAAGCTCGCACGCTTTCCCTTGATGAAGCGATGGAGTTTTGCGGCCAAGATGAGTGCGTAGAGGTCACGCCAGATATTCTGCGAGTAAGGAAAGTGATTCTATCTTCCACCGAGCGTGGTCGGGCTCGTGCCCGTGCCAAAGCGCGAAATAAATAA
- a CDS encoding ABC transporter family substrate-binding protein, producing the protein MSKVGTFLGTRHITGVILSAALVLGGCVANPGPPPVVDPQAGDDAPAQEQPAQQDASSGESARTEINVGVDPLRNGLNPHLVADESALVESVADLVLPSAYVNGQVNSDLLASVTEQTPPDGVLKTLRYSIRPEAQWSDGTPITGADFRYLWLAVTTTPGSIDAAGYRAIRDIRVSDNGRKVDVDFNSGLVDTPRLFQYLLPSHLLGNPSGFHDALKTKIPASAGRFLVDSVDQQRGRIILHRNDRFWGQTPAQVEWLRLIEIRDQASGVEQLRTGQISYLDLTPTETLKDVIGLVPGVQNAVVETPRQLRLVFNVRAPKAQLGVNRATLASLLDPNLVAEISAGRTTELSLPQGREAASVTTGVTSEERAAAEKALKQQSLDSPVIIGADPADTAALAAARAVVDTLNNKGIEAQTKTTTISDFAQNLLPQGKVDAILSWREVNGDAIAIASRYQCPEQLSPTATQEQNRSSANPRISNLSGFCDRDVQKELDALLAQPTTREEAAEWALSLEEKEHLSMPLYRERRVRALGQGMVGPSSDLSQWPAGLSSAATWRSVSESRTSQEVK; encoded by the coding sequence ATGAGTAAAGTAGGGACCTTCCTGGGTACACGCCATATTACGGGGGTGATACTCAGCGCTGCTCTGGTACTAGGCGGTTGTGTGGCTAACCCAGGGCCGCCGCCAGTCGTTGACCCCCAGGCTGGGGATGACGCGCCAGCCCAGGAACAACCTGCACAACAAGATGCCTCATCGGGAGAGTCGGCTCGGACTGAAATTAATGTTGGGGTTGATCCACTTCGGAATGGATTAAACCCGCATCTCGTGGCTGATGAATCAGCGTTAGTGGAATCAGTTGCTGATTTGGTGTTGCCGAGCGCCTATGTCAATGGCCAGGTGAACTCTGATCTTTTGGCGTCAGTGACTGAGCAAACGCCTCCGGATGGAGTGTTAAAAACCTTGCGATACTCTATTCGTCCGGAAGCGCAATGGTCAGATGGTACCCCCATTACTGGGGCGGATTTTCGCTATTTATGGTTGGCAGTGACCACCACACCTGGTTCGATTGATGCGGCCGGGTATCGGGCCATTCGTGATATTAGGGTTTCTGATAATGGCCGAAAAGTAGACGTTGACTTCAACTCCGGATTGGTCGACACTCCGCGGCTTTTTCAGTATTTACTTCCCAGTCATCTGCTCGGAAACCCAAGCGGGTTTCATGATGCCTTGAAAACTAAAATTCCAGCTTCAGCAGGGCGTTTCCTGGTAGATAGCGTAGATCAACAGCGTGGCAGAATTATCCTGCATCGTAATGATCGCTTTTGGGGGCAAACTCCAGCGCAAGTTGAATGGCTCCGGCTCATCGAAATTAGAGACCAAGCCAGTGGAGTAGAGCAGTTACGCACCGGACAGATTTCTTATCTTGATCTCACCCCTACAGAAACGCTCAAAGACGTCATAGGTTTAGTGCCAGGGGTTCAAAACGCAGTGGTGGAAACTCCGCGTCAGTTGCGTTTGGTGTTTAATGTACGAGCCCCCAAAGCCCAACTAGGGGTTAACCGAGCTACTCTTGCTTCTTTGCTTGACCCTAACTTAGTGGCGGAGATTTCCGCAGGGAGGACCACGGAGCTTTCACTTCCACAAGGTAGGGAAGCAGCGAGTGTGACCACTGGTGTTACCTCTGAAGAGCGCGCCGCAGCTGAAAAAGCGTTGAAACAGCAATCTCTCGATAGTCCGGTGATTATTGGTGCGGACCCAGCTGATACCGCCGCACTGGCGGCAGCGAGGGCAGTCGTCGATACTCTTAATAACAAGGGAATTGAAGCCCAAACTAAGACGACAACAATAAGTGACTTTGCCCAGAATCTTTTACCCCAAGGCAAAGTTGATGCGATTTTAAGTTGGCGGGAAGTAAACGGGGATGCTATTGCCATTGCATCCCGATATCAGTGCCCCGAACAACTAAGTCCCACCGCTACCCAAGAGCAGAATCGCTCTAGCGCTAACCCAAGAATCAGTAACCTATCTGGTTTTTGTGATCGAGATGTGCAAAAGGAATTAGACGCTCTTTTAGCGCAACCTACTACGCGAGAAGAAGCCGCAGAATGGGCGTTAAGTTTAGAAGAAAAAGAGCATCTGAGTATGCCGCTGTATCGAGAGCGCCGAGTGCGAGCTTTAGGGCAGGGTATGGTAGGCCCCAGTTCGGATTTGAGTCAGTGGCCGGCTGGATTATCGAGTGCGGCGACGTGGCGAAGTGTTTCAGAATCTCGGACGTCTCAGGAAGTTAAATAG
- the mshB gene encoding N-acetyl-1-D-myo-inositol-2-amino-2-deoxy-alpha-D-glucopyranoside deacetylase, producing the protein MSAENLRGLRVMAVHAHPDDESITMGGTLSRMARAGADVTVVTCTLGEQGEVIGDIWNNLIAEHADQLGGYRISELNQALAELGVHGEFLGGAGRYRDSGMEGDPANNHPRAFIHSSSSALAELKKLITRLQPHLFFTYGPEGGYGHPDHIQAHQLSVRALADVAEETQWKPDRVLYTYVDTETQLAGLESIRVVPEGWRRGEPAELPSNSGMQCCVPLSDEDFGAKIRAMKAHATQIWIADGDSSRTNPHRAFAVVDDSSSCAAVWALSNLIAQPLAKREFFHVAQGITILDDLSLPWEGLEWTNEDN; encoded by the coding sequence ATGTCGGCTGAAAATCTACGCGGGTTGAGGGTCATGGCAGTCCACGCTCACCCCGATGATGAATCCATCACTATGGGCGGAACTCTGTCTCGCATGGCTCGCGCTGGGGCAGACGTTACCGTGGTGACTTGCACTCTTGGAGAACAAGGGGAAGTCATTGGGGACATCTGGAACAACCTCATTGCAGAGCACGCCGATCAGCTCGGAGGTTATCGGATAAGCGAGCTCAACCAGGCTTTAGCTGAGCTGGGAGTTCATGGGGAATTTCTCGGCGGTGCGGGACGCTACCGGGATTCTGGAATGGAGGGAGACCCCGCTAATAACCACCCCCGAGCTTTTATCCATTCCAGCTCCTCCGCCTTGGCTGAGTTAAAGAAACTCATCACTCGTCTCCAGCCTCACCTATTTTTCACCTATGGGCCAGAGGGAGGATACGGTCATCCCGACCACATCCAAGCCCATCAGCTTAGTGTTCGGGCTTTGGCGGACGTGGCCGAGGAAACTCAGTGGAAACCTGATCGGGTGCTGTACACCTATGTTGATACCGAGACTCAGCTTGCTGGTTTAGAGTCCATTCGGGTCGTCCCAGAAGGATGGCGGCGCGGAGAACCAGCAGAGTTGCCGAGCAATAGTGGTATGCAGTGTTGTGTGCCGCTGAGTGACGAGGACTTTGGGGCTAAAATTCGTGCCATGAAAGCCCATGCCACCCAAATCTGGATTGCCGATGGAGATAGCTCACGCACCAATCCACACCGGGCTTTTGCGGTGGTTGATGATTCCAGTTCCTGTGCGGCGGTATGGGCATTGTCCAACCTTATTGCTCAACCTCTTGCGAAACGAGAATTTTTTCACGTGGCTCAGGGAATCACAATACTCGACGACCTTAGCTTGCCATGGGAAGGCCTGGAGTGGACTAATGAAGACAACTGA
- the fdxA gene encoding ferredoxin has protein sequence MTYIIAQPCVDVMDRSCVEECPVDCIYEGKRSLYIHPDECVDCGACEPACPVEAIFYEDDVPDEWVDYYDANVAFFDTLGSPGGAARLGPQDFDPPFVDGLPPQNQD, from the coding sequence ATGACCTACATTATTGCTCAGCCCTGTGTTGATGTGATGGACCGCTCCTGCGTGGAGGAATGTCCGGTCGATTGTATCTACGAAGGGAAGCGTTCCCTCTACATTCACCCCGATGAGTGTGTGGACTGTGGCGCGTGTGAACCCGCTTGTCCAGTGGAAGCAATTTTCTACGAAGATGATGTTCCCGACGAATGGGTAGATTATTACGACGCAAACGTCGCGTTTTTTGATACTTTGGGTTCACCCGGTGGCGCAGCACGCCTCGGGCCGCAAGACTTTGATCCGCCTTTCGTGGACGGACTACCCCCACAGAATCAGGACTAA
- the dapC gene encoding succinyldiaminopimelate transaminase: MPRQPLLHSLPDFPWDTLTEARRTAEQHPDGIINLSIGTPVDEVAPGLQLALSEAAAEPGYPATSGTLELREALAESLARRYGISGVAESAILPVIGTKEAIAWLPTLLGLGAGDTVVIPELAYPTYEVGALLAGCQVRRTDALFNLGPETPSLVFINSPSNPTGKVLGIDHLRKVVEFARERDVIIVSDECYLGLGWNDEEHPPISILDPRVCEGDHRNLLAIHSFSKTSNLAGYRSGFLAGDHDLISELLEVRKHAGLMMPTPVQHATRAAAEDDAQEQLQKLRYAERRAQLLPALIKAGFRVDDSDAGLYLWSTRHEDCWDTVNWLAQRGILVAPGAFYGPRGKQHVRIALTGTDNAIAEAVQRLQS, from the coding sequence ATGCCTCGACAGCCGCTTCTCCACTCCCTTCCCGATTTTCCTTGGGACACTCTGACAGAGGCTCGACGTACAGCCGAGCAACACCCAGACGGAATAATTAACTTGTCCATCGGTACTCCTGTTGATGAGGTTGCCCCTGGGTTGCAGTTAGCCTTAAGTGAAGCAGCGGCAGAACCTGGTTATCCAGCAACCTCTGGCACGCTGGAATTGCGTGAGGCGCTAGCCGAGTCCTTAGCTCGGCGCTACGGGATAAGTGGTGTTGCGGAATCGGCAATCCTACCGGTGATTGGAACTAAAGAAGCTATCGCTTGGCTACCCACCTTGTTGGGGCTGGGGGCAGGCGATACCGTCGTTATTCCAGAATTGGCCTACCCAACCTATGAGGTAGGAGCACTACTAGCAGGCTGCCAGGTGCGTCGCACTGATGCGTTATTCAATCTGGGCCCTGAAACCCCGAGTTTGGTGTTTATCAACTCGCCCAGTAACCCGACCGGAAAAGTGTTGGGCATTGACCATCTCCGGAAAGTGGTGGAGTTTGCCCGGGAGCGTGACGTCATTATTGTGTCAGATGAGTGTTACCTGGGTCTTGGCTGGAATGATGAAGAACACCCGCCAATTTCTATATTGGACCCTCGAGTCTGTGAGGGAGATCATCGCAATCTGCTCGCGATCCACTCTTTTTCTAAGACGTCAAATCTGGCTGGTTACCGTTCCGGTTTCTTAGCTGGTGATCATGACCTAATTAGCGAGCTACTGGAGGTTCGTAAACACGCCGGCCTCATGATGCCCACCCCGGTGCAACATGCCACTCGTGCAGCCGCAGAAGATGATGCTCAAGAACAGCTCCAGAAATTGCGATACGCCGAGCGACGGGCACAGCTTCTTCCGGCGTTGATCAAGGCTGGTTTCCGCGTGGATGACTCCGACGCCGGATTGTACTTGTGGTCAACACGTCACGAAGACTGCTGGGACACCGTTAACTGGTTAGCACAACGCGGTATCTTAGTAGCACCCGGGGCTTTTTATGGCCCACGCGGTAAGCAGCATGTCCGGATTGCTTTAACCGGCACGGACAATGCCATAGCTGAAGCCGTTCAACGGCTACAATCATAG
- a CDS encoding GtrA family protein, which produces MSASAAVTRARARDNLQQFIKFGIVGGSGTLVNIATFVVAKKSFGSLVGIFAEDPFLNLFGSQFHIRWYHVFMTIAFLVANLWNYQLNRWWTFRSRYRPSWLKGFFAFLMTGIGAFLVSLVVATLLMNPESPLALSPRIFDNSTGLRTPSYWANIISIVVAMPVNFILNKLWAFRKPKVAVISSQDPQ; this is translated from the coding sequence GTGTCTGCATCAGCCGCGGTCACTCGGGCCCGGGCCCGCGATAATCTGCAGCAGTTTATCAAGTTTGGCATTGTTGGCGGTTCCGGAACTCTAGTAAATATCGCGACGTTTGTGGTAGCGAAGAAAAGCTTTGGTTCTCTGGTAGGGATTTTTGCCGAAGACCCATTTCTTAACTTATTTGGCTCCCAATTCCATATTCGTTGGTACCACGTTTTTATGACGATTGCTTTCTTAGTCGCTAACCTGTGGAATTATCAGCTGAATCGTTGGTGGACTTTTCGTTCTCGTTATCGTCCATCATGGCTCAAAGGCTTTTTTGCCTTCCTCATGACTGGGATCGGGGCCTTCTTAGTGAGCTTGGTCGTAGCAACGCTCCTGATGAATCCCGAGTCCCCGCTAGCTCTTTCCCCTCGTATTTTTGATAATTCAACTGGTTTGCGAACTCCCTCGTACTGGGCAAATATTATTTCTATCGTGGTCGCTATGCCAGTAAATTTCATTCTCAATAAGCTCTGGGCATTTCGTAAACCAAAAGTTGCGGTTATTAGTAGCCAGGATCCACAATAA